From a single Thermoplasmata archaeon genomic region:
- a CDS encoding EamA/RhaT family transporter gives MKELINSGNAKLMMILAMSLFGTLGVSTYFIDLPASIIVVGRGLIGASFLLILIRFSGSKLSKDDIYGNMFTLTCSGICLGLNWLFLFEAYKSIEISVATVLNYLTPAMVILIAPLVFKTKLTFIKLGCALLALLGLVLVTGILENDTEDINYYGLICGVLAAVFYTGLVVFNKKLKSIGSYDRTFVQLLIAGIVVAVYSLFTVDFGSLHPDTLSIVLLVVIAVFQTAIAFTLYFGSLAHLDAPTAVMYGYIEPVISIALSVIILHEDLGIIGWIGAALILGSTFLSEILSRRRERQSA, from the coding sequence ATGAAGGAATTGATCAACAGTGGCAACGCGAAGCTCATGATGATCCTCGCGATGTCCCTGTTCGGAACATTGGGTGTCTCCACCTATTTCATCGACCTGCCTGCCAGCATCATCGTGGTAGGCCGCGGTCTGATAGGTGCATCGTTCCTTCTGATCCTGATCCGCTTCAGCGGGTCCAAGCTCTCCAAGGACGACATCTACGGGAACATGTTCACACTGACATGCTCGGGTATCTGTCTGGGGCTGAATTGGCTCTTCCTCTTCGAAGCATACAAGAGCATAGAGATATCCGTTGCCACCGTCCTGAACTACCTTACTCCGGCCATGGTCATCCTGATCGCTCCCCTGGTGTTCAAGACCAAGCTTACATTCATAAAGCTCGGATGCGCGTTGCTTGCGCTACTGGGATTGGTTTTGGTCACAGGCATACTGGAGAACGACACGGAGGACATCAACTACTACGGACTGATCTGCGGAGTTCTCGCTGCAGTCTTCTACACCGGACTGGTGGTCTTCAACAAGAAACTGAAGAGCATAGGCTCCTACGACAGGACCTTCGTCCAGCTGCTCATCGCCGGTATCGTCGTTGCGGTATACAGCCTATTCACGGTAGACTTCGGTTCGCTCCATCCTGATACGCTGTCCATCGTACTGCTGGTCGTCATCGCAGTTTTCCAAACAGCCATAGCATTCACGCTATACTTCGGATCGCTTGCTCATCTAGATGCCCCGACCGCCGTGATGTACGGTTACATAGAGCCTGTCATCAGCATAGCCCTCAGCGTCATCATACTGCATGAGGATCTGGGCATCATCGGATGGATCGGCGCGGCCCTGATCCTTGGCTCGACCTTCCTTTCCGAGATTCTGAGCAGAAGAAGGGAGCGCCAATCCGCTTGA
- a CDS encoding MFS transporter yields MNESDLPKGTLLTLIIVFLVALIDGLDVSIVSIALPTITEDMDVTLSQSSWFIFSYVLGLAALLLPFGKMAKNNRVKRFIIWGTIIFGVSSLMCALSTNFWMLVAFRLIQGMAAAMMSSALPSIIVHMLPVDRKGLGMSVMGASSGIALIAGPVLGGFLTSTFSWHAVFLINVPICLLIVVMVSYHLPSDGTPDRSKDPSYIGGLSAMIFIGSMLTILEDLGDPDLNTVGKIVCGILMVVSLIILIAVTRRDMSRAVIAPKMLFNSEYFIVGMSFLLCTIVVAGANYLLPYMLQEYWGMEPMLSSLYLSAISVAMVITVLPVGGLCDRFGCKGPVMVAVIMRSLFCILMIVMVVDNAEPYLLLLPLIAFGVSHAFSGTAQPTRMIHHATPGYEDEATNFMLVVNYVASALGCVLFALVYSITSNADIHTEYLPALANGFIGTMWFSLILLLGAMICTLIVKNKIIKKE; encoded by the coding sequence ATGAATGAAAGTGACCTCCCGAAAGGTACGCTGCTTACGCTGATAATCGTGTTCCTAGTCGCATTAATAGACGGCTTGGATGTCAGCATAGTCTCGATCGCCCTTCCCACCATCACCGAAGATATGGACGTCACATTATCCCAATCTTCTTGGTTCATATTCTCCTATGTGCTCGGACTTGCTGCCCTGCTACTGCCCTTCGGAAAGATGGCAAAGAACAACCGCGTTAAAAGATTCATTATCTGGGGGACCATCATTTTCGGCGTATCATCTCTGATGTGCGCCCTGTCTACAAACTTCTGGATGCTTGTCGCATTCAGACTCATACAGGGTATGGCGGCGGCCATGATGAGCTCCGCTCTGCCGTCCATAATAGTGCACATGCTCCCTGTTGACCGCAAAGGGCTGGGCATGTCCGTCATGGGCGCATCTTCCGGTATCGCCCTGATAGCTGGACCGGTCCTCGGAGGTTTCCTCACCTCCACATTCTCTTGGCATGCGGTGTTCCTCATCAACGTACCCATATGCCTGCTTATCGTTGTAATGGTATCCTACCATCTGCCATCCGACGGCACTCCTGACCGCAGCAAGGACCCTTCATACATAGGAGGTCTGTCAGCGATGATATTCATCGGCTCCATGCTGACGATTCTGGAGGATCTCGGGGACCCCGACCTCAACACCGTAGGAAAGATCGTGTGCGGGATACTCATGGTAGTATCGCTGATCATCCTCATAGCCGTCACACGCCGCGATATGAGCAGAGCGGTCATCGCTCCGAAGATGCTATTCAATTCGGAATATTTCATAGTGGGAATGTCGTTCCTGTTGTGCACTATCGTGGTGGCCGGAGCCAACTACCTTCTGCCATACATGCTTCAGGAATACTGGGGCATGGAACCGATGCTGTCCAGCCTTTACCTTTCCGCCATCTCGGTGGCCATGGTGATCACCGTCCTTCCTGTCGGCGGACTCTGCGACAGGTTCGGATGTAAAGGACCGGTCATGGTCGCGGTCATCATGAGGTCCCTGTTCTGCATCCTGATGATCGTGATGGTAGTGGATAATGCAGAGCCGTACCTGCTGTTGCTGCCTTTGATAGCGTTCGGAGTATCCCATGCATTCTCCGGAACCGCCCAGCCTACCCGTATGATCCATCATGCTACCCCGGGATATGAGGATGAAGCTACCAACTTCATGCTAGTGGTCAACTATGTGGCCAGCGCACTCGGGTGTGTGCTATTCGCTCTGGTCTATTCCATCACTTCAAATGCGGACATACATACCGAATACCTGCCTGCACTCGCCAACGGTTTCATAGGCACCATGTGGTTCTCCCTGATCCTCCTGCTGGGTGCGATGATATGCACCCTCATCGTGAAGAACAAGATAATCAAGAAAGAATGA